The genomic window AACGTTTTTCACGAGGGGAACATACTTCATGATGAGCTGATCACGTTCTTTCTTCTTCACGATCCTTTTCTACATCGCATCCCAGAAAAAACCCAATGTTCCCGTTGTGTCATGGTCGGGTTCTTCCCGACCGATTTTTTCCGCCAGGTCCCGGAGGCATCTGGCCGCCGCAGACCGGGGGAAGAGGGTCACAAAGGGTTTCTGTTTTCGTACAGCCTCCGGGACATGGTCGTCCTGAACGACATGACCCAGATACGCCACCGTTACATTGAGAAAATGACTGGTCGCCTGGTTCAGGCGGGCAAAGACCTCCTTGGCCTCCTCCTCATTCTTCACCATATTGACCAGAACCCGGAAACGCTCCTTGGCGTGCCGCTGATTCAACACCTTGATCACGGCGTAGGCGTCGGTGATGGCCGTCGGCTCGGGGGAGGTGACCACGATGATCTCCTGGGCCGCCATGTTGAAGTACATCACGTTTCCCGAAATACCGGCTCCCGTATCGATGAGCATGAAATCCAGCTCGTCCCGCAACGTCCTGATTTCATCGATGAGGGTCAGCTTGTGCCCCCTGGAGAGATCGGACATTTCCTGAAGCCCCGAAGCGGAGGGCAGAATCCTGAAGCCGCCCGGACCCGGCACAATCACCTCCTTGAGGGTCTTCTCGCCGGCCAGGACATGGCAGAGGTTGAACGTCGGCGTCAGGCCTAAAATCACATCGATATTGGCCAGACCGACATCGGCATCCAGGACCAGGACCCGGTTTCGCATCCTCGCCAAAAGGCAGGCCATATTCGCCGTAATGTTCGTCTTGCCGACGCCGCCTTTCCCGCTCGTCACGGCGATCACACGGACAGGACGCTTCCGCCTGCGGTGACCCGTCTTTCCCAATTCCAGGGGGGCGGCCCATTCATCGGGGGATGGAACCTTTCCGTTTCTCATTGCCCTGAGCGCAGATGCCTGATCCAATATTCCGACCTCTCATTCTTCCCCGCCGTGACCGTTTCGCGTCCGATCCGGCGGTTTCACGTTGCTAGTGCAGCGTTCCATTTACAATCAATCTGGCCAGATCCCCCGCATTCACGGCCTGAATATCTCCGGGCACATTCTGTCCCGTTGTGACATAGGGCACCGGTTTTTGTGCCTTATCCAGCACATCGAAGAGGAATCCGAAGCGGCGGCACTCGTCCACCTTGGTCAGGATAACCTGATCGACGCGGAGGGGCTCGTAACAGGACAGGGTGTCGAAAAGGTTTTCCCGGCTCGATGCCGCGCACAGAAGGAGGTTCATCTCCATGCCCTCCCGGTCGTGAAACAGCCCCTTCATCCGCTCCAGGTGGGACACGTCCCCGAGTCCCGTGCCGGGTGTATCGACGAGGATGATATCCCGGTCGGCATGCCCCTCGATCGCCTTCCGCAACCCCTTTTCATCGGCGGCGACCTGCATGGGGATGTCCATGATGCCGGCATACGTTCTCAACTGTTCGGGCGCGGCGATGCGATACGTGTCCGTCGTGGCCAACCCCACCCTGTGCTTTCCGCCCAGAGCGTAGCGGGCGGCCAGTTTGGCAATCGTCGTCGTTTTCCCCACACCGGACGGCCCGACGAAGACCTGGATCCGCCTCCCCCCGGGGGCCGGCCGTTCGCGTCTGAACCGCCCGCGGATCAGCTCCTCAACCCTCATCAGCCCCTCTTCCGGCCCATCGATATCGACGCGGCCCTGCGCCGCCCCCAGGTTGAGACTCTCCAGAAGCACACAGGCGCCTTTTCTGGAAACACCCTGCCTGACCAGGCGGGAATAAACCCGGGTGAGGTGCGTTTTTTCTCTGCTGTTCTTGAGCCCGAGAAGATCGAACAGGACGTTCAGGCGGTCCTTGACTTCTCCGAATTCATCGAACAGGGTCTCGCGTTTCTTCAGCTCCCGCAGGAGGAGTCTCAATTCGCCGATGTCCTCGCGCAACCCCTCCCATTCCGGTGACCCCCCTTTCCCATCGGGGGGCACGGCGGGCATGGCGCCGTAAGGATTGGCGCGGGACGGGGGGGAAAGAACGGGCTCATCCGGATCTTTCGCCGCCACCACCTCCACCCGGGTTCCCCCACCGCGGGAGAATTGCTTGCTCGAAAGAATGATGGCGTCCGGCCCGAGTTCCCTCTTGATTCTTGCCAGGGCCTCCTGGGTGCTCTTCGCTTCGTAGCGCTTGATCTGCATTCTACAACTCCACCATGCCTAATGACCGAATACTCGCTTCCCTCGATATTTCATTGTGGGAGAGCACCACCATGTTGGGGAAGAACCGTTCCAGAATATTACGCAAATGAATCCGAACCGTCGGCGAACAGAGCACGATCGGCTGCAACCCCTGCGACGTAAACGTGTTCAGCCCCTTTTGCAGGCTGCCGACCATCCGGCTGACCATATTCGGATCGGGAGAAACGAAGGATTCAAATTCCGTATGCTGGATCGAGCGATTGATGATGTCCTCGATTTCAGGAGAGACCATCATGACATGGATATGACCCTCCGCGTCCTCGTACTGCTTGGTAATCACGCGGGCCAGGGACTGGCGCACATAGCCCGTCAAAATATCGACGTTCTTCGTGACGGCCACGTAATCCGCCAGCATCTCGATGATGGTCATCAGGTTGCGGACGGAGATCCGCTCACGCAGCAGCCGCTGGAGGACTTTCTGGAGCACCCCCAGGGGCACCACCTTGGGCACGAGTTCGTCCACCACCCTCGGGTAGGTCTGGGACAGCTGGTCGAGCATGTTCTGGACCTCCTGCCGCCCCAGCAGTTCGTCGGCATGGTTTTTGACGATTTCCGTCATATGGGTGGTAATGACCGTTGCCGGGTCCACCACGATCAGGCCTCTGGCCTGAACGCTTTCCTTTTCCCGTTCGGGAATCCAGACGGCGGGCAGGCCAAAAGCGGGTTCCCTGGTCTCGATCCCCTGAATTTTCGGCCCCGTCTCATCGGCCATGATGACGAGGTGATGCCCCGGCATCAGCTCTCCCCGGGCGATTTCGACCCCCTTCATCAGAAAGGAATATCCGTTCGGCTTCAACTGGAGGTTATCGCGGATATGAATGGCCGGCATGACGAAGCCCATTTCCATGGCCAACTGTTTCCGGAGCATCTTGATCCGCTGGAGCAACTCGCCGCCCTGGGACGCGTCCACCAGAGAAATGAGGCCGTAACCGACTTCCAGGCCCAGGGGATCGACGGGAACGAACAGCTCCTGCGTGTCGGACGGCGGTGCTTCCTGGATATCCTCTTCAGCGATTTCCGTCTCGACGGCTCGCGTTTTGTAAAGTTTTACGGCCAGGCCCGCCATGATCAGGGCGATCATAAAAAACGCCAGTTTCGGCATCCCCGGGATCAGGCCGAAGATAAAGAGCATGGCCGCCGCCGTGGCAATGGCCCGGGGATGCATGAACAACTGAGCCTGCAGCTCCCCGCCCAGGTCGGTCGAGGCCGTATTGCGGGTCACGAGCATACCCGCGGCGGTGGACACGATCAGGGCCGGCACCTGGGTGACCAGGCCGTCCCCGACGGTCAGGAGCGTGTAATTCCTCGCCGCCTCCACCACGGTCATGCCGTTCTGGAGCACACCGACAATGAGTCCCCCGATGATGTTGATCAGGACGATGATGATCCCCGCCACCGCATCACCCCGGACGAACTTGCTCGCGCCGTCCATGGCGCCGTAGAAGTTCGCCTCCTTTTCGACCTCGCCACGCCTGTGCCTTGCCTCCAGGTCGGTGATCATGCCCGCGTTCAGGTCCGCGTCGATGCTCATCTGTTTGCCCGGCATGGCGTCGAGGGTGAACCGGGCGGCCACTTCGGCGATACGCGTCGAGCCCTTGGTGATGACGATGAAATTGATCAGGACCAGAACGGCGAAGACGATCATGCCGACAACGTAATTCCCCCCGACGACGAACGTGCCGAAAGCCTTGATGACCTGTCCGGCCGCGTCGGTTCCCTCGCCGCCGCGTAGGAGAATGATCCGCGTGGACGCCACATTGAGGGCCAGACGGAACAGGGTCGCGATGAGCAGCACCGAGGGGAAAACGGAAAAATCCAGCGGTTTCAGGACGTACATGGCCATGAGCAGGATGATCATCGCCACGGCGATGTTGAACGACAGCAGAATGTCCAGAACGGTTTTGTGAAGGGGCACCACCATAACCGCCAGAATGCCGATCACGGCCAGGGCCACGATGGCGCTGTTGCTCTTCATCCAGTCCCACGTATACGCGTTTTGTGTTATGCCCGTCGTCGCCATCTTATGCCATCGCGCTCTTTTCTTTCATTCTG from Deltaproteobacteria bacterium includes these protein-coding regions:
- the flhA gene encoding flagellar biosynthesis protein FlhA → MATTGITQNAYTWDWMKSNSAIVALAVIGILAVMVVPLHKTVLDILLSFNIAVAMIILLMAMYVLKPLDFSVFPSVLLIATLFRLALNVASTRIILLRGGEGTDAAGQVIKAFGTFVVGGNYVVGMIVFAVLVLINFIVITKGSTRIAEVAARFTLDAMPGKQMSIDADLNAGMITDLEARHRRGEVEKEANFYGAMDGASKFVRGDAVAGIIIVLINIIGGLIVGVLQNGMTVVEAARNYTLLTVGDGLVTQVPALIVSTAAGMLVTRNTASTDLGGELQAQLFMHPRAIATAAAMLFIFGLIPGMPKLAFFMIALIMAGLAVKLYKTRAVETEIAEEDIQEAPPSDTQELFVPVDPLGLEVGYGLISLVDASQGGELLQRIKMLRKQLAMEMGFVMPAIHIRDNLQLKPNGYSFLMKGVEIARGELMPGHHLVIMADETGPKIQGIETREPAFGLPAVWIPEREKESVQARGLIVVDPATVITTHMTEIVKNHADELLGRQEVQNMLDQLSQTYPRVVDELVPKVVPLGVLQKVLQRLLRERISVRNLMTIIEMLADYVAVTKNVDILTGYVRQSLARVITKQYEDAEGHIHVMMVSPEIEDIINRSIQHTEFESFVSPDPNMVSRMVGSLQKGLNTFTSQGLQPIVLCSPTVRIHLRNILERFFPNMVVLSHNEISREASIRSLGMVEL
- a CDS encoding MinD/ParA family protein — encoded protein: MRNGKVPSPDEWAAPLELGKTGHRRRKRPVRVIAVTSGKGGVGKTNITANMACLLARMRNRVLVLDADVGLANIDVILGLTPTFNLCHVLAGEKTLKEVIVPGPGGFRILPSASGLQEMSDLSRGHKLTLIDEIRTLRDELDFMLIDTGAGISGNVMYFNMAAQEIIVVTSPEPTAITDAYAVIKVLNQRHAKERFRVLVNMVKNEEEAKEVFARLNQATSHFLNVTVAYLGHVVQDDHVPEAVRKQKPFVTLFPRSAAARCLRDLAEKIGREEPDHDTTGTLGFFWDAM
- the flhF gene encoding flagellar biosynthesis protein FlhF is translated as MQIKRYEAKSTQEALARIKRELGPDAIILSSKQFSRGGGTRVEVVAAKDPDEPVLSPPSRANPYGAMPAVPPDGKGGSPEWEGLREDIGELRLLLRELKKRETLFDEFGEVKDRLNVLFDLLGLKNSREKTHLTRVYSRLVRQGVSRKGACVLLESLNLGAAQGRVDIDGPEEGLMRVEELIRGRFRRERPAPGGRRIQVFVGPSGVGKTTTIAKLAARYALGGKHRVGLATTDTYRIAAPEQLRTYAGIMDIPMQVAADEKGLRKAIEGHADRDIILVDTPGTGLGDVSHLERMKGLFHDREGMEMNLLLCAASSRENLFDTLSCYEPLRVDQVILTKVDECRRFGFLFDVLDKAQKPVPYVTTGQNVPGDIQAVNAGDLARLIVNGTLH